From a region of the Candidatus Acidiferrales bacterium genome:
- a CDS encoding DUF1326 domain-containing protein, translating into MKSRGKATLGLLAAAFLMAIPAMAQSNHISGNYMEFRNADVYTGPCFANSEVGLTGQDAVLAWHITSGEWNGVQLSGLSVVAVVRASATLGDPYGNPLPAKSAFFVDIAATDAQQAALISFAQSQAGGLLNDVVGTNLAPISFASDTGRMGWETLAVGNIVKLSTRAITMNDMICHNEETYYPPLVSHLTHSMPVVARDSSYQGDSLGITWDDSNRRSSFVGNFSE; encoded by the coding sequence ATGAAATCAAGAGGGAAAGCAACTCTCGGGCTTCTCGCCGCCGCATTTTTGATGGCCATTCCCGCTATGGCTCAGTCGAATCACATCTCCGGCAACTACATGGAATTTCGCAACGCCGACGTTTACACCGGCCCGTGCTTCGCCAATTCCGAAGTCGGCCTCACCGGACAGGACGCCGTCCTCGCCTGGCACATCACCAGCGGTGAATGGAACGGCGTGCAGCTCTCCGGTCTCAGCGTCGTCGCCGTCGTGCGCGCCAGCGCTACGCTCGGTGATCCCTATGGCAATCCGCTTCCGGCTAAAAGCGCCTTTTTCGTCGACATCGCCGCCACCGACGCACAGCAAGCCGCGCTGATCTCTTTCGCGCAGTCGCAAGCCGGCGGCCTCTTGAATGATGTCGTTGGAACGAATCTCGCGCCCATCTCCTTTGCCTCAGACACCGGCCGCATGGGCTGGGAAACTCTCGCTGTCGGCAACATCGTGAAGCTCTCGACACGCGCCATCACCATGAACGACATGATTTGCCACAACGAAGAAACCTATTATCCGCCGCTCGTCTCGCATCTGACGCATTCCATGCCCGTCGTCGCGCGCGACAGCAGCTATCAGGGCGATTCGCTCGGCATCACTTGGGACGATTCCAATCGCCGCAGCTCCTTCGTCGGCAATTTCTCCGAGTAA